A part of Anaerolineae bacterium genomic DNA contains:
- a CDS encoding DUF3037 domain-containing protein: protein MPTTSSYDYAIVRVVPYVEREEFINVGVILFCREQNFLAARVELNRDRLAALAPDLDEHKVDEIETLLKLIPGLCAGNQSPVGRLSQTERFHWLVNPRSTSIQISPVHPGVCADPSAMLDHLMETMVLQKNSPRFGKP, encoded by the coding sequence ATGCCCACCACCAGCTCGTATGATTATGCCATTGTGCGGGTTGTGCCTTACGTTGAGCGGGAGGAATTTATCAATGTCGGGGTTATTCTCTTTTGCCGGGAGCAGAATTTTTTGGCCGCGCGGGTTGAGTTAAACCGGGACCGTTTAGCCGCCCTGGCCCCGGACCTTGATGAGCATAAGGTGGATGAGATTGAAACGCTCCTGAAGCTGATTCCAGGCCTGTGCGCCGGTAACCAGAGTCCTGTTGGCCGGTTGAGTCAAACAGAACGATTTCATTGGCTGGTCAACCCCCGCAGCACTTCCATTCAAATTTCGCCGGTGCATCCAGGGGTGTGCGCCGACCCAAGCGCAATGCTGGATCATCTGATGGAGACAATGGTTTTACAAAAAAACTCCCCAAGGTTTGGCAAACCTTG